The Halobacillus ihumii genomic sequence ACATTGGATTTTTGCAATGCTTAAAAGTAATACAACTTTCCTAGATATAGCTTAAAAACTATATTAATCAATTTAAATACAAAATCTTCCAACCAGAGCATAACGGAAGGTTATTTGGCATGTTCATTTTTAGTATAGCATGGAAAACTTAAGATTTTTAATGAAAAATGTTGACAACTATTAGCTGGTTTTGCTTAATACCAATTATTTCAAAACCGGAGAATTAACTCAATCCCTTCATTTCATAAAATATAAAAAGCACGCCCTCTAAAGAGCGTACTAACTAAAAGTATTTGCTATATAAATCCTGTCTCAACTTACCACTAAGTTGGGCATATATTTTCGTAGTCTCACTCTTCTCATGACCAAGTAAACTCTGAATGACTTCAAGTGGTGCTCCATTGTTGATCATATGAGTCGCATAACTATGTCTTAATTGGTGCGGATGTATGCTCTTCTTAATACCAGCTCGACTAGATATACGCTTAATGATGTATCTCATCAGGTCGATACTCATCCTTCTTTTAGGCTTTCTCTCCGTTATAAATAAGCAGGGATCTTGGTCCTCACGTTCGTCTAGGTAACGCTTCAACCAAAGGGAGCAACGAGTATTGAAGTACACTTCCCGTTCCTTATCCCCTTTTCCATGTACAATAACAGAGTTTGTGGTGAAGTTAATATCATTACGATTAAGCTTTACAACTTCTCCAATGCGACAACCGGTTGAATAAATGAATTCAAATAATGCGTTTTCCATAGAGTTTTGGCAAGCTTCTCTGAGATGTTCAATTTCGAGTTCGGAAAGAAACTTTGGAATTCTCTTCCCAAGCTTTGGCTCTTTCAACTTAGCTGCAGGATTTTTATGAATGAATCCCTCGTCAAAAGTCCATTTAAATACGGATCGAATACACCGAATCCGATGCCCCAAACTTGATGGTTTTAAATGTTCTCCTACCTTTACCAAATAGCCTTTTAACTGATCTGTAGTTATTTCATTTAAATCCATATCGCCAAAATATCGCAGTAACAAATTGTACTGAAAGCTATACGTTTTTAACGTTAAAGGTGAATATCCCTCAATCTTTTTGTCAAGGTGGTACTTCTCCCAAGCTTCCGATAAATACATATGCTTCACCCTCTCCCAGGTTACGAACCAAGTAATCTTGATTCTAGTATGGCTAGGAAGAGTAAACTTTATACTAAAGTTATTCAACAATCTAATAGATTCTCCTTATGGTCAAAGTCTCGAAACCATTGGGAAACATGAAATTAGGTACTTTCCTTGTTCAGGAAAAACACCATGTTTACGGAAGATATCTCTTAGATTTCTGCACGAAATGTTTTCCCTAATTCATCACCAAGTCCAAAGTAATGACGGAAATTATAAATTAACGGACTCCACTTGCTTGGGTCAACATGATGATGATCCATAATGATATTTTTATGAGCATGTACATGAACAGCTTGTACTTCCACAATACCAAACACTGGATTATGCTCTGGAATCCTAATGTTTTTTACTTGTGCTTCTATTTGTAAGGGGCACTCATCGATACGAGAAGGCTTTACCGTTTTGGATTCCTTTGGTGTTAACCCTGAGGCGCTGTATTTATCTTTTTCATAGCAAAATCCCGAATCCTGTTTAGAGTCGGGAACAGGATTACGTCCTGTGAAAGGCGCTAGTGCTTCTACATTTCTCCATAACGAAGGGTCTGGAATATTAACCACGCATTCAGGCTCCCTTTGCAAGTTTTCAATAGCCTTTCCTCCTAATCCAAAGCCCATTACAATACAGTCTCCAAGCCCCCATGAAGAAGAAATAGGCGTAATATTCGTTGTTCCATCCTCATTAAGAGAATTAAGTAAGACCACGGGAGTGCCGTAATAAAGAATTTTTGGCTTAATTTCCTGGTCTCTTTGTGACATGCTATTTTGAATCATTTATATCCCCTCCTGTCTTGGACCATTGGATACCCTTACAAGGAAAAAGGTGGCCAGAGTGATGGCCTTGTAAGAACTCCCAATGATGTATATAGTATAATCTTGTAAAACTACAACATTGATCGAAATATGAATGTTAGAAAAAATATTGTGACTTTTAAAATTTTGCTTTATGATCGAAGTATGATTGCAAGTAGGGGGGAACCAAAAATGAATACAAGTCCTAATGTAGCAGAGGTTGCTTCCATTCTTGGAGAGCCTTCTAGATCTTTAATCCTAACAAGCCTAATGGATGGACGTTTCCATACGGCTACTGAATTAGCCTATATGGCAGGAATTAAGCAGCAAACGGCAAGTTTTCACTTATCCAAGTTAATGAAAGCTAATTTAATCGTTATGGAAAAGCATGGTCGCCATAGGTATTATCAAATTACTGATGGTGAAGTAGCTCAAATCCTAGAGTCTTTCCTAACCCTCTCACGCCCCCCAGAAGTACGTTCATTGAAGCAGTCTAATCAAATGAAAACACTTAAATCAGGACGTACTTGTTATGACCACTTAGCTGGTGAATTAGGAGTGAGTTTGACTGAGTCCATGGTCCAGGAAGGACTCATTGAAAAAGCTGACAAGGAATTCATGGTTTCTTCAAAAGGGGAAAAGTTTTTCGCGGAATTTGGATTGGATATTTCTACATTACGTGAAAAGCGACGTTCCTTCTCGAGAGTATGCTTAGATTGGAGTGAACGACAACATCACCTTGCAGGAGCATTAGGTCATGCAATTGCCATAAAACTTTTTGAAATGAATTGGATAGAAAGAATTCCATCCAGCCGTGCGGTCAAAGTAACTGAAAAAGGAAAGGAAGGCCTTAAAAAGCAATTTAATATGAAGTTCTAAAAAACCAAGAATCGGTCTTTATTTTTCATTCTAATCCTTTGATAACACCTGATAAAAAGGTACCCCATCCTTTAATCAAAAGGATGGGTTTTTCATTTAAGATGAATTGATCTTCCATTAAAGCGCCCGTTCGTAATATAAGGTTAGCCAGATTTTTTACTGGTTGACCTTTTTTAATATGGTCTTATTATTAACGGTAGTCGGGGTAGAACGTAGCGCCCGTGGGGCTAAGATCCCGTCCGCAAAACTGTTCACCCCCTACTTGTATAAACGTGTTTCAGGCTGGTTGGGACAATGATCCCGTTTAACAAGCGAACCTACGACGTTACAAGAAGCCTTAGGGGATACCGACATTACGTACATTTAAAGGAGGAGAAATCGTATGAATCCAGTCATTGGTCTGGATGTTGCCAAAGGGGAAAGTCAGATTCAAGCGTTTTTAGATAAGGGAGAGCCTTATCGTAAAAGTTTTAGTATCCTGCATAATGTTAAAGAGCTTAATAAATTTCTTGACTTCTTAAAGGAGATTGAGTCTCTAGCTGGGGGAAAACCTTCGGTTATTTTGGAATCGACTGGACACTACCATACTCCTATTATTCAATTTTTAGAGGAACAACAATATATGTATATTATTGTTAATCCATTGATTGCACATCGAGCGAAAAGTTCAAGTTTGCGAGAGGTGAAAACAGATGCCATAGATGCCTACAACCTGTGTGAGCTTTATTATAAAGAGGAACTGGAACCTAGTAAGAAAAGAGGGATCCGCCTCTTAAACCTTCGTAATCTAACAAGACAGCACGAAACTATTTCAAGTGTAGCAGCACAAACCAAACTACAACTTCAATCGATATTGGACCAAGTATTTCCTGAATATAGAGGAGTATTTGGGAACCTGTATTCAAAAGTTTCTTTACAGGTACTTTTAATATTTACAACATCGAAATCAGTTTTAAGCGTCACTGGACCTGTCTTAGCAGATAAAATAGCTTCACTATGTAAGAGTCGTTCAGATAAATGGGCTAAGGAAAAGGCAAAAAAGCTACGAGATGCAGCAATTCGTAACCCATTTCAAAATAACTTGTATCAAAGTCATATTATTAACCTAGAAATAATGATAAATATTGTTCTTCAATACCAAGAGCATCTATCAAAGTTAGCTGCTGAAATAGATGCCCTTGCCAAAGAAGTTGAAGAATATGAATTAATCCAATCTATCCCAGGTATCGGAGAAAAAATTGCGGCAACGATAATTTCTGAAATTGGTGAGATAGAAAGGTTTAATCATCCCAAAAAGCTCGTTGCATTCACTGGAGTCGATCCTAGTGTGTACTCCTCTGGTAAGTTTACAGCTTCCGTAAACCGTATTACCAAAAGAGGATCTAGCAGATTAAGACAAGCTCTATTTATGGCTGTTCAATGCGGAATACGAGACGCTCGTAAAAAGAAAACAAGCGTGGAAATCATTCCACGTAATAAAAGATTAAGAGAATTTTACGATAAGAAACGCGATGAAGGTAAACCTTTTAGAGTAGCGATCATCGCTTGTGTTAATAAGCTTTTACATTGGATTTTTGCAATGCTTAAAAGTAATACAACTTTCCTAGATATAGCTTAAAAACTATATTAATCAATTTAAATACAAAATCTTCCAACCAGAGCATAACGGAAGGTTATTTGGCATGTTCATTTTTAGTATAGCATGGAAAACTTAAGATTTTTAATGAAAAATGTTGACAACTATTAGCTGGTTTTGCTTAAGGACTACATCTGTATTAAAAAGGAAATCTCCTCTTCGAAGTCATTAATAGGACAAGGAGGGGTTGTATATAGTAAGAAGTAACAAACATACAAAGGGTAGTGATATTATCCATAAGAAAAAAATCAC encodes the following:
- the xerA gene encoding site-specific tyrosine recombinase/integron integrase, whose product is MYLSEAWEKYHLDKKIEGYSPLTLKTYSFQYNLLLRYFGDMDLNEITTDQLKGYLVKVGEHLKPSSLGHRIRCIRSVFKWTFDEGFIHKNPAAKLKEPKLGKRIPKFLSELEIEHLREACQNSMENALFEFIYSTGCRIGEVVKLNRNDINFTTNSVIVHGKGDKEREVYFNTRCSLWLKRYLDEREDQDPCLFITERKPKRRMSIDLMRYIIKRISSRAGIKKSIHPHQLRHSYATHMINNGAPLEVIQSLLGHEKSETTKIYAQLSGKLRQDLYSKYF
- a CDS encoding flavin reductase family protein → MIQNSMSQRDQEIKPKILYYGTPVVLLNSLNEDGTTNITPISSSWGLGDCIVMGFGLGGKAIENLQREPECVVNIPDPSLWRNVEALAPFTGRNPVPDSKQDSGFCYEKDKYSASGLTPKESKTVKPSRIDECPLQIEAQVKNIRIPEHNPVFGIVEVQAVHVHAHKNIIMDHHHVDPSKWSPLIYNFRHYFGLGDELGKTFRAEI
- a CDS encoding ArsR/SmtB family transcription factor — encoded protein: MNTSPNVAEVASILGEPSRSLILTSLMDGRFHTATELAYMAGIKQQTASFHLSKLMKANLIVMEKHGRHRYYQITDGEVAQILESFLTLSRPPEVRSLKQSNQMKTLKSGRTCYDHLAGELGVSLTESMVQEGLIEKADKEFMVSSKGEKFFAEFGLDISTLREKRRSFSRVCLDWSERQHHLAGALGHAIAIKLFEMNWIERIPSSRAVKVTEKGKEGLKKQFNMKF
- a CDS encoding IS110 family transposase codes for the protein MNPVIGLDVAKGESQIQAFLDKGEPYRKSFSILHNVKELNKFLDFLKEIESLAGGKPSVILESTGHYHTPIIQFLEEQQYMYIIVNPLIAHRAKSSSLREVKTDAIDAYNLCELYYKEELEPSKKRGIRLLNLRNLTRQHETISSVAAQTKLQLQSILDQVFPEYRGVFGNLYSKVSLQVLLIFTTSKSVLSVTGPVLADKIASLCKSRSDKWAKEKAKKLRDAAIRNPFQNNLYQSHIINLEIMINIVLQYQEHLSKLAAEIDALAKEVEEYELIQSIPGIGEKIAATIISEIGEIERFNHPKKLVAFTGVDPSVYSSGKFTASVNRITKRGSSRLRQALFMAVQCGIRDARKKKTSVEIIPRNKRLREFYDKKRDEGKPFRVAIIACVNKLLHWIFAMLKSNTTFLDIA